From a single Aestuariibius sp. HNIBRBA575 genomic region:
- a CDS encoding calcium-binding protein yields MADFYEIDGEAADSFASRAFTPFTIGSGDTFTGSLAPFSLEDSYDAVALVPTGTAPTDITLTNHDGLPLLAFGLTLYLIIEGPSGTTTISSTSGSITFTPDPLETYYFAVESIAAELDYTVSVSAPVATGPTGGADILTGTSDADEIHAMGGHDVVNGFAGNDKLVGGSGNDLIYGGDDNDHINGGNGADTLYGDDGDDLIRGDKSSDEIYGGQGDDDLRGGTGHDLIHGGDGDDTIRGDGNNDTIYGDDGADVIDGGSGKDEIYGGADNDIIDGGNSNDRIWGGSGDDTLNGGRQNDRLNGNSGSDTLNGDAGNDVLTGGSDADTFVFELGGGSDRITDFVSGEDQIDLTDFGIDVLNPTATYTDSGADMVISFATGEILTLEGVNIADVALGDFLF; encoded by the coding sequence ATGGCTGACTTTTATGAAATTGACGGAGAAGCCGCAGATTCGTTTGCATCGCGCGCCTTCACACCATTTACCATTGGCAGCGGGGATACCTTTACGGGATCGCTGGCGCCGTTTTCACTAGAAGACAGCTATGACGCGGTGGCGTTGGTGCCAACGGGCACAGCGCCGACAGACATCACATTGACCAACCATGACGGCCTGCCATTGCTGGCCTTTGGCCTGACGCTGTATCTGATCATAGAAGGCCCATCCGGCACGACCACGATCAGCTCTACGTCGGGGTCAATTACGTTCACGCCCGACCCGTTGGAAACCTACTATTTCGCGGTCGAAAGCATCGCTGCTGAATTGGACTACACCGTTTCTGTCAGCGCGCCGGTCGCAACGGGCCCAACGGGTGGTGCAGACATTCTGACCGGCACCAGCGACGCTGACGAAATCCACGCCATGGGTGGCCATGATGTGGTCAACGGATTTGCCGGGAATGACAAATTGGTCGGCGGATCGGGGAATGACCTGATTTATGGCGGGGACGACAACGATCACATCAATGGTGGCAACGGCGCGGATACGCTTTATGGGGATGACGGCGATGATCTGATCCGGGGCGATAAATCCAGCGATGAAATCTATGGCGGCCAAGGCGATGATGACCTGCGCGGCGGCACCGGCCATGATCTGATCCATGGTGGTGACGGGGATGACACGATCCGCGGCGACGGCAACAATGACACGATTTACGGGGATGACGGCGCAGATGTCATCGATGGCGGATCCGGCAAAGACGAAATCTATGGCGGGGCCGACAATGACATCATTGATGGCGGCAATTCCAACGACCGGATCTGGGGTGGCTCTGGGGATGACACCTTGAATGGTGGCAGACAAAATGACCGGCTGAACGGGAATTCCGGCAGTGACACGCTGAACGGCGATGCGGGCAACGACGTTCTGACCGGCGGCAGTGACGCAGATACGTTTGTCTTTGAGTTGGGGGGCGGCAGCGATCGGATCACCGATTTTGTGTCGGGTGAGGACCAGATCGATCTGACCGATTTTGGCATCGATGTGCTGAATCCAACCGCCACTTATACCGATAGCGGGGCGGATATGGTGATTTCTTTTGCCACGGGTGAAATCCTGACCCTCGAAGGGGTGAACATTGCTGATGTTGCGCTCGGCGATTTCCTCTTCTGA
- a CDS encoding FMN-binding glutamate synthase family protein, producing MLIMNIATGTIQFLALAFIFVIGVLVVAAGVLYILDRLQAHDAIRRNYPVIGRFRHLFSSLGEFFRQYFFAMDREEMPFNRAQRDWVTHAGQGSSNTVAFGSTRSLAVPGTPIFVNAAFPPLDGQFAKTAQMTIGPTARAPYVAPSIYNLSGMSYGAISKPAVQALSRGCAKAGIWMNTGEGGLSPYHLEGGCDIVFQIGTAKYGVRDNDGRLDDDKLRAVAAHDQVKMIEVKLAQGAKPGKGGILPGEKISDEISAIRGISKGQDSLSPNRHAEIDDWGDLLDFVAHVRDVSGLPVGIKTVMGAEAPFRELFALINARGADSAPDFITLDGGEGGTGASPMPLMDLVGVSIREALPRISDLRDEYGLHDRIRIVASGKLVNPGDVAWALCAGADFVASARGFMFSLGCIQALKCNKNTCPTGITTHDPRFQQGLVVEDKWQRVARYAKAITKEVETIAHSVGVTEPRQMRRRHVRIVQPDGTSIPLNQLQPRHDQIDINA from the coding sequence ATGTTGATCATGAATATTGCCACCGGAACCATCCAATTTTTGGCGCTTGCCTTTATTTTTGTGATTGGCGTTTTGGTCGTAGCGGCGGGGGTATTGTACATTCTTGACCGGCTTCAGGCCCATGATGCGATCCGGCGAAATTACCCGGTGATCGGACGGTTTCGGCACCTGTTTTCCAGTCTTGGGGAATTTTTTCGTCAGTATTTCTTTGCGATGGACCGCGAAGAAATGCCGTTTAACCGCGCCCAACGGGACTGGGTCACACATGCCGGGCAGGGCAGTTCAAACACGGTGGCGTTTGGGTCCACCCGCAGCTTGGCAGTGCCGGGAACGCCGATTTTTGTGAACGCGGCTTTTCCTCCACTGGATGGGCAATTTGCCAAAACCGCACAGATGACGATCGGCCCGACTGCGCGCGCGCCTTATGTGGCGCCGTCGATTTATAACCTGTCGGGCATGTCCTATGGCGCGATATCTAAACCCGCAGTTCAGGCGTTGAGCCGCGGATGTGCCAAGGCCGGGATTTGGATGAATACCGGAGAAGGCGGGCTGAGCCCGTATCATCTGGAAGGGGGCTGTGACATCGTTTTTCAAATCGGCACCGCCAAATATGGTGTGCGCGATAATGATGGTCGGCTGGATGACGATAAACTGCGCGCTGTGGCCGCCCATGATCAGGTCAAAATGATCGAAGTGAAGCTGGCCCAAGGCGCCAAACCCGGCAAGGGCGGCATTTTACCGGGCGAAAAAATCTCGGATGAAATTTCGGCCATCCGTGGTATCAGCAAAGGCCAAGACAGCCTATCGCCCAACCGCCATGCGGAAATCGATGATTGGGGTGATCTGTTGGATTTTGTCGCCCATGTCCGTGATGTGTCTGGTCTGCCCGTCGGGATCAAAACGGTGATGGGCGCCGAAGCTCCGTTCCGAGAGCTGTTCGCGCTGATCAACGCACGCGGGGCCGACAGCGCCCCGGATTTCATCACCTTGGATGGGGGCGAAGGCGGCACCGGTGCATCGCCCATGCCGTTGATGGATCTGGTGGGCGTGTCGATCCGCGAAGCATTGCCCCGGATCAGCGATTTGCGCGACGAATATGGGCTGCATGACCGCATCCGGATTGTGGCCAGCGGTAAATTGGTCAATCCCGGCGATGTGGCCTGGGCCTTATGTGCGGGGGCGGATTTTGTCGCTTCTGCGCGTGGATTTATGTTCAGCCTTGGCTGTATTCAGGCGTTGAAATGCAACAAAAACACCTGTCCGACCGGGATCACCACCCATGATCCCCGATTCCAGCAGGGATTAGTGGTCGAGGATAAATGGCAGCGGGTCGCGCGCTATGCCAAGGCAATCACCAAAGAGGTCGAAACCATCGCCCATTCAGTGGGTGTGACCGAACCACGCCAGATGCGTCGCCGTCATGTGCGGATTGTGCAGCCGGATGGGACGTCGATCCCGCTGAATCAGCTGCAACCGCGTCACGATCAGATCGACATCAACGCATAA